Proteins encoded within one genomic window of Neorhizobium galegae bv. orientalis str. HAMBI 540:
- a CDS encoding four-carbon acid sugar kinase family protein, protein MLVILADDLTGALDCAAPFAGRGLHTEIALSAEAIEWALQMRPAVLSINLGSREVGAEAARQATGAALSSLPSDIVLFKKIDSRLKGNIAAELDATPFHLMLVAPAIPDFGRNVRTGHVEGFGLDKPLNVADALGVHAERAIIPDTLSQEDMSAALAIGREAGADLLVGARGLAEALACHMTGRQAAEPALPKPGPALFVIGSRDPITLAQVEELRQAVVLDYIAAPNGRLKGVLPPQHSVTLVQATPDGKDDPPLLVSDRMAASIVPGMTAPAATLLLSGGATAEAVLKAMNVSRFQLLGECLPGLGLAYIDGQCIIAKSGGFGTPGTLCEIARIAKGEKD, encoded by the coding sequence ATGCTGGTTATTCTCGCCGACGACCTGACTGGCGCGCTTGATTGCGCAGCACCGTTTGCCGGCAGGGGTTTGCATACTGAAATCGCGTTGAGCGCCGAGGCTATCGAGTGGGCCCTGCAAATGAGGCCCGCGGTTCTTTCAATCAACCTCGGATCTCGCGAAGTCGGGGCGGAGGCTGCGCGGCAGGCGACTGGTGCGGCCTTGTCGTCCCTGCCATCGGACATCGTGCTGTTCAAGAAGATCGATTCCCGCCTCAAGGGCAATATCGCCGCCGAGCTCGACGCCACGCCTTTTCACCTGATGCTAGTCGCTCCCGCGATACCTGATTTCGGACGGAATGTGCGAACCGGACATGTCGAAGGTTTCGGCCTGGACAAGCCGCTGAATGTCGCCGATGCGCTTGGCGTTCATGCCGAACGCGCCATCATTCCCGATACCCTTTCACAGGAAGACATGTCCGCGGCTCTGGCAATTGGTCGCGAGGCCGGGGCCGATCTTCTTGTCGGCGCCAGGGGTCTCGCCGAGGCGCTGGCATGTCATATGACCGGCCGTCAGGCCGCCGAACCGGCCCTGCCTAAACCGGGCCCTGCCCTTTTTGTCATCGGCTCGAGAGATCCGATCACGCTTGCGCAAGTCGAGGAACTGCGCCAGGCGGTGGTGCTTGACTATATTGCCGCGCCGAACGGACGTCTGAAAGGGGTTCTTCCACCCCAGCATTCCGTGACACTGGTTCAGGCCACGCCGGATGGAAAGGACGATCCGCCGCTTCTGGTATCGGACAGGATGGCGGCGAGCATAGTCCCGGGCATGACCGCACCAGCCGCCACTCTGCTTCTGTCGGGCGGGGCGACTGCCGAGGCTGTCCTGAAGGCAATGAATGTCTCGAGATTCCAGCTTCTCGGCGAATGTCTGCCGGGCCTTGGCTTGGCTTATATCGATGGCCAATGCATCATCGCCAAATCCGGCGGATTCGGCACGCCGGGCACATTGTGCGAGATAGCAAGAATAGCCAAGGGCGAGAAGGATTGA
- a CDS encoding FadR/GntR family transcriptional regulator, whose amino-acid sequence MGLESGTARKGLPDIVFERMLRAIKSGAYKPDERLPTEHELANEFEVSRPVIREALRRLREQGLIYSRRGAGSFVRALGLREPLGFGQLENVADLLNCYEFRMTLEPAAAAAAAARHDKESLAAIKRALELLRDATNRQAHREDADYQFHLAIARAAQNNYFSTAMEALKDHIAMGMKFHGASVKREATGLAKVFGEHEAIADAITRRDQEGSRQLMLDHLKGSRERLFQSSHR is encoded by the coding sequence ATGGGGCTTGAGAGCGGCACTGCCCGCAAGGGCCTTCCCGATATCGTCTTTGAGCGGATGTTGCGCGCGATCAAGTCGGGGGCGTACAAGCCGGACGAACGGTTGCCGACCGAACACGAGCTGGCCAACGAATTCGAAGTGTCGCGGCCGGTCATCCGGGAAGCGCTGAGGCGGTTGCGCGAGCAGGGACTGATCTATTCGAGACGCGGTGCCGGCAGCTTCGTGCGTGCGCTCGGCCTGCGTGAACCGCTCGGATTCGGCCAGCTGGAAAACGTCGCCGATCTCCTCAACTGTTATGAATTTCGCATGACGCTTGAGCCAGCGGCAGCGGCAGCGGCGGCAGCGCGTCATGACAAGGAGAGCCTGGCGGCGATAAAACGGGCTCTGGAATTGCTGCGCGATGCCACGAACCGCCAGGCCCATCGGGAAGATGCCGACTACCAGTTCCATCTGGCCATCGCGCGTGCGGCTCAGAACAACTACTTCTCGACGGCGATGGAAGCCCTGAAAGACCACATTGCCATGGGCATGAAATTCCACGGAGCCTCCGTCAAAAGAGAAGCCACCGGACTGGCGAAGGTGTTCGGCGAGCATGAGGCAATCGCCGATGCGATCACTCGCAGAGACCAGGAAGGGTCGCGGCAATTGATGCTGGACCACTTGAAGGGTTCACGCGAGCGACTGTTTCAGTCGTCGCACCGATAA